One genomic segment of Vulgatibacter sp. includes these proteins:
- a CDS encoding EamA family transporter → MVRYVLLVTLGACSYGVLSTIVKRAYDEGFGVEQVVGSQMLFGFGIVALLAAIFARGRGGARPGQWLPLLAVGVPIGLTGVLYYSALLYVSASLAVVLLFQFTWMGVLLEAVVDRKPPAPLRIAAVGLLLAGTALASGLLEETGGTASLRGIFLGLASAVSYTAFIYGSGRVEAQVQPWLRSLVMVGGSVLLAFVVFPPRFLVDGSLPAGLWKHGLLLALFGPVLPTVCFNLGVPRIGPGLASILGAAELPIAVLLSTAILGERVGPLQWVGIAVLLVGIVLPELRLPQQRQHRVDGSG, encoded by the coding sequence TCTCCACCATCGTCAAGCGCGCCTACGACGAGGGCTTCGGCGTCGAGCAGGTGGTCGGCTCGCAGATGCTCTTCGGCTTCGGGATCGTGGCGCTCCTCGCCGCGATCTTCGCCAGGGGGCGCGGTGGCGCGAGGCCCGGGCAGTGGCTGCCCCTCCTCGCCGTGGGCGTGCCCATCGGGCTCACCGGGGTGCTCTACTACTCCGCGCTGCTATACGTGAGCGCCTCCCTCGCGGTGGTGCTCCTCTTCCAGTTCACGTGGATGGGCGTGCTCCTCGAGGCGGTGGTGGACCGGAAGCCCCCTGCCCCGCTGCGCATCGCCGCGGTGGGCCTCCTCCTCGCGGGGACCGCCCTGGCGAGCGGCCTGCTCGAGGAGACGGGCGGGACGGCGAGCCTGCGGGGGATCTTCCTCGGCCTCGCCTCCGCCGTCTCCTACACGGCGTTCATCTACGGCAGCGGCAGGGTGGAGGCCCAGGTGCAGCCCTGGCTGCGCAGCCTGGTGATGGTGGGCGGCTCGGTGCTCCTCGCCTTCGTCGTCTTCCCGCCCCGCTTCCTCGTCGACGGCTCGCTGCCCGCAGGCCTCTGGAAGCACGGCCTGCTCCTCGCCCTCTTCGGCCCGGTGCTCCCCACCGTCTGCTTCAACCTCGGCGTGCCGCGGATCGGCCCGGGGCTCGCCTCGATCCTCGGCGCCGCGGAGCTGCCCATCGCGGTGCTGCTCTCCACCGCGATCCTCGGGGAGCGGGTGGGCCCGCTGCAGTGGGTGGGGATCGCCGTGCTGCTGGTGGGGATCGTGCTCCCGGAGCTGCGCCTACCGCAGCAGCGCCAGCACCGCGTCGACGGTAGCGGCTGA
- a CDS encoding CaiB/BaiF CoA transferase family protein: protein MTLPLEGLRILDLSRLLPGPYCTLLLADLGAAVVKIEDPQGGDYVRQMPPQLGEEGSALFHALNRNKKSVALDLRTPAGREALLDLAAGADVLVESFRPGVLDRLGLSFDTLVERNSRLILCSISGFGQSGPDRDRAGHDIGYAARAGILGFAGEPHGRSESWPGVQIADVAGGSLSAAVAILAALRERDRTGRGRHLDVAMTDGALALLHLHLATTWGGGGPLQRGTGPLNGGYPCYGLYRTKDDRQMALGALEPKFWLAFCAAVEREDLGVRGYDREARGAVEALFASRPFEEWLALARATDCCLEPVWEGDEVEADPHHRARGLFFDLPDPRLPGGSLRSLRTPVRIGEPPLQPAPFLGADTRAELEAAGVSAATVDAVLALLR from the coding sequence ATGACGCTGCCCCTCGAAGGCCTGCGGATCCTCGACCTGTCGCGGCTCCTTCCCGGCCCCTATTGCACGCTGCTGCTCGCCGACCTCGGCGCGGCGGTGGTGAAGATCGAGGACCCGCAGGGCGGCGACTACGTGCGGCAGATGCCGCCGCAGCTCGGCGAGGAGGGGAGCGCGCTCTTCCACGCCCTCAACCGCAACAAGAAGAGCGTCGCCCTCGATCTCCGCACGCCAGCAGGGCGCGAGGCGCTCCTCGATCTCGCAGCAGGGGCCGACGTGCTGGTGGAGAGCTTCCGCCCCGGCGTCCTCGACCGCCTCGGCCTCTCGTTCGACACCCTCGTCGAGCGCAACTCCCGGCTCATCCTCTGCTCCATCTCCGGCTTCGGGCAGAGCGGCCCCGACCGCGACCGGGCGGGCCACGACATCGGTTACGCCGCACGCGCGGGGATCCTCGGCTTCGCCGGCGAGCCCCACGGCAGGAGCGAGAGCTGGCCCGGCGTGCAGATCGCCGACGTGGCGGGCGGCTCCCTCTCCGCTGCGGTGGCGATCCTCGCGGCGCTGCGGGAGCGGGATCGCACCGGGCGCGGCCGCCACCTCGACGTGGCGATGACCGACGGCGCCCTCGCGCTCCTCCACCTCCACCTCGCCACCACCTGGGGCGGCGGCGGTCCGCTGCAGCGGGGCACCGGTCCCCTGAACGGCGGCTACCCCTGCTACGGCCTCTACCGCACCAAAGACGATCGGCAGATGGCCCTGGGCGCCCTCGAGCCGAAGTTCTGGCTCGCCTTCTGCGCGGCGGTGGAGCGCGAGGACCTCGGCGTGCGCGGCTACGACCGCGAGGCCCGTGGCGCGGTGGAGGCGCTCTTCGCCTCCCGCCCCTTCGAAGAGTGGCTCGCGCTCGCCCGCGCCACCGACTGCTGCCTCGAGCCGGTGTGGGAGGGGGACGAGGTCGAGGCCGATCCCCACCACCGGGCCCGGGGGCTCTTCTTCGACCTGCCCGATCCGCGCCTGCCCGGTGGCTCGTTGCGTTCGCTGCGCACGCCGGTGCGGATCGGCGAGCCGCCGCTCCAGCCCGCCCCGTTCCTCGGCGCCGACACCCGCGCCGAGCTCGAGGCAGCCGGCGTCTCAGCCGCTACCGTCGACGCGGTGCTGGCGCTGCTGCGGTAG
- a CDS encoding SCP2 sterol-binding domain-containing protein: MADPTVKEILEQQIPQRLETNNNLASDIDAVVHFNITGDGGGTWTLDTTGGNRKVEHGAHGEPKMVITCSDQDFVKIATKQLNANMAAMSGKLKFKPMDMGLAMKLGKLLG; encoded by the coding sequence ATGGCCGATCCGACGGTGAAGGAGATCCTCGAGCAGCAGATCCCGCAGCGGCTCGAGACCAACAACAACCTCGCCTCCGACATCGACGCGGTGGTGCACTTCAACATCACCGGCGACGGGGGCGGCACCTGGACCCTCGACACCACCGGCGGCAACCGGAAGGTGGAGCACGGCGCCCACGGCGAGCCGAAGATGGTGATCACCTGCTCCGACCAGGACTTCGTCAAGATCGCCACCAAGCAGCTCAACGCCAACATGGCGGCGATGAGCGGCAAGCTGAAGTTCAAGCCGATGGACATGGGCCTGGCGATGAAGCTGGGCAAGCTGCTCGGCTGA